One Paraburkholderia dioscoreae DNA segment encodes these proteins:
- a CDS encoding sugar phosphate isomerase/epimerase family protein: MKTIKGPAIFLAQFMGDEVPFDNLAHLAEWAAGLGFKGIQVPCDSHLIDLEQAASSQTYCDELREIVDDAGVTITELSTHLQGQLVAVHPAYDALFDGFAAPQVRGDPAARTQWAIEQMKLAAKASQRLGLSTHVSFSGALAWPYLYPWPQRPAGLVEAAFDELARRWTPILDAFDAAGVDVCYELHPGEDLHDGVTFERFLDAVKQHARANILYDPSHFVLQQLDYLAFIDIYHERIKAFHVKDAEFRPTGKQGVYGGYSGWVERAGRFRSLGDGQIDFGAIFSKMAQYDFPGWAVLEWECALKHPHDGAREGAEFIRRHIIRVAEHAFDDFAGSGVDAAQLKRVLGI; this comes from the coding sequence ATGAAAACCATCAAAGGCCCAGCCATCTTTCTCGCCCAGTTCATGGGCGACGAGGTGCCGTTCGACAACCTCGCGCATCTCGCCGAATGGGCCGCGGGTCTCGGCTTCAAAGGGATTCAGGTGCCGTGCGACAGCCACCTGATCGATCTCGAACAGGCGGCGTCGAGCCAGACCTATTGCGACGAGTTGCGCGAGATTGTGGACGACGCCGGCGTGACGATCACCGAATTGTCGACGCATCTGCAAGGACAGCTTGTCGCCGTGCATCCGGCCTATGACGCATTGTTCGACGGCTTTGCCGCGCCGCAGGTACGAGGCGACCCGGCCGCGCGCACGCAGTGGGCGATCGAGCAGATGAAGCTCGCGGCGAAGGCTTCGCAGCGTTTGGGCTTGAGCACGCACGTGTCGTTTTCCGGGGCGCTGGCGTGGCCGTATCTGTACCCGTGGCCGCAGCGCCCGGCAGGCCTCGTGGAAGCCGCGTTCGACGAACTCGCGCGCCGCTGGACGCCGATTCTCGACGCGTTCGACGCAGCCGGCGTGGACGTGTGCTACGAACTGCACCCGGGCGAAGACCTGCACGACGGCGTGACGTTCGAGCGTTTTCTCGATGCGGTCAAGCAGCATGCGCGCGCCAACATCCTCTACGATCCGAGTCATTTCGTATTGCAGCAACTCGACTACCTCGCGTTCATCGACATCTATCACGAGCGCATCAAGGCGTTCCATGTGAAGGACGCGGAGTTTCGTCCGACCGGCAAACAGGGCGTGTACGGCGGCTACAGCGGTTGGGTCGAACGTGCGGGGCGGTTCCGCTCGCTCGGCGACGGGCAGATCGATTTCGGCGCGATCTTCTCGAAGATGGCGCAATACGATTTCCCCGGCTGGGCCGTGCTCGAATGGGAGTGCGCGCTGAAGCACCCGCACGACGGCGCGCGCGAAGGCGCGGAATTCATTCGCCGGCACATCATCCGCGTGGCCGAGCATGCATTCGACGATTTCGCGGGCAGCGGCGTGGACGCCGCGCAGTTGAAACGCGTGCTCGGCATCTGA
- a CDS encoding CysB family HTH-type transcriptional regulator — protein sequence MNLHQFRFVREAVRQNFNLTEAAKALFTSQPGVSKAIIELEDELGVEIFTRHGKRVRSLTEPGRIILQSVEKILQEVESLKRVGKDYAAQDQGNLVIAATHTQARYSLPAAIAEFKKRFPKVHLSILQGSPTQVAEMVIHDQADLCIATEAISNYKELVSLPCFQWHHVAVMQPDHPLLDRKLLSLDDLTQYPLITYDNAFAGRTKINEAFRLRGLHPDIVLEAIDADVIKTYVELGLGVGIMADIAFNAERDRHLRAMPVGHLFGSNVTRVALKQGAYLRSYVYTLVELLSPSMNRKLIEQALKGEHETYEL from the coding sequence ATGAACCTACACCAGTTCCGCTTCGTCCGTGAGGCAGTGCGGCAGAATTTCAACCTGACAGAAGCCGCGAAAGCCCTGTTTACAAGCCAGCCAGGCGTTTCGAAGGCGATCATCGAGCTGGAGGACGAGCTCGGCGTCGAAATCTTCACACGACACGGCAAGCGGGTGCGCTCGCTGACCGAGCCGGGGCGCATCATTCTTCAGTCGGTTGAGAAGATTCTGCAGGAAGTCGAGAGCCTCAAACGGGTCGGTAAAGATTACGCGGCGCAGGATCAGGGCAATCTGGTGATCGCCGCCACCCACACCCAGGCGCGCTACTCGCTGCCCGCTGCGATCGCCGAATTCAAGAAGCGCTTTCCCAAGGTCCACCTTTCGATTCTGCAAGGCAGCCCGACTCAGGTCGCCGAAATGGTGATCCACGACCAGGCCGACCTCTGCATCGCCACCGAGGCGATCTCCAACTATAAGGAGCTGGTCTCGCTGCCGTGCTTCCAGTGGCACCACGTGGCCGTCATGCAACCGGATCATCCGCTGCTCGACCGCAAACTTTTGTCGCTGGATGATCTGACCCAGTATCCGCTGATCACCTACGACAACGCGTTCGCCGGCCGCACCAAGATCAACGAGGCGTTCCGCCTGCGCGGTCTGCATCCGGATATCGTGCTGGAGGCAATCGACGCCGACGTAATCAAGACCTACGTGGAACTGGGCCTTGGTGTCGGCATCATGGCGGATATCGCGTTCAACGCCGAGCGCGACCGTCATCTGCGCGCCATGCCGGTCGGCCACCTGTTCGGCAGCAACGTGACGCGGGTCGCGCTGAAACAGGGTGCTTATTTGCGCAGCTATGTGTACACGCTCGTCGAACTGCTGTCGCCGAGCATGAACCGCAAGCTGATCGAGCAGGCGCTCAAGGGCGAACACGAAACCTACGAACTTTGA
- a CDS encoding DUF934 domain-containing protein produces the protein MASIIKNRAIVNDDWTVVRPAEDGTLPAVNELPAGKVLVPLALWQAERDALSASRSAAEIGVWLAPDSEPADIVADFDKIALIGVDFPVFRDGRGYSIGRLLRERYGYKGELRAIGDVLRDQLAFMFRCGFDAYALRADKDFDDALKAFDEFSFNYQGAVNSSPLFRRREAGELAKASA, from the coding sequence ATGGCTTCTATCATCAAGAATCGCGCGATCGTCAACGATGACTGGACGGTCGTGCGCCCGGCGGAAGACGGCACGCTGCCCGCGGTGAACGAATTGCCCGCAGGCAAGGTGCTGGTGCCGCTCGCGTTGTGGCAGGCTGAGCGTGATGCGCTGAGCGCTTCGCGCAGTGCCGCTGAAATCGGCGTGTGGCTCGCGCCGGACAGCGAGCCGGCGGATATCGTCGCCGACTTCGACAAGATCGCGCTGATCGGCGTCGACTTCCCGGTGTTCCGCGACGGCCGCGGCTATAGCATCGGCCGCCTGCTGCGCGAGCGTTACGGCTACAAGGGCGAACTGCGCGCGATCGGCGACGTGCTGCGCGATCAGCTCGCGTTCATGTTCCGTTGCGGCTTCGACGCTTACGCGCTGCGCGCCGACAAAGACTTCGACGACGCGCTCAAGGCGTTCGACGAATTCAGCTTCAACTACCAGGGCGCGGTGAATTCGTCGCCGCTGTTCCGCCGCCGCGAAGCGGGCGAATTGGCGAAGGCGTCGGCATGA
- a CDS encoding nitrite/sulfite reductase yields MYQYDQYDQTIVDERVAQYADQVRRRLSGELSEEEFRPLRLQNGLYMQRHAYMHRIAIPYGNLRSDQMRVLAQIAREHDRGYGHFSTRSNIQYNWIKLEETPEILRKLAAVQMHGIQTSGNCIRNITADQFAGVAPDEVVDPRPWAEILRQWSTFHPEFAWLPRKFKIAVSGSKEDRAAVQIHDMGVYLKKNEQGELVVDILAGGGMGRTPIIGAIIRKDLPWQHLLTYCEAVLRVYNRYGRRDNMYKARIKILVKALSPEKFSAQVEEEWQHLKDGPSTLTQAEVDRVSQYFQPPVYEKLADTDASYEKHLLENRAFARWVERNVRPHKVSGYSSVTLSLKPTTIAPGDATDAQMEAVADWADEYSLGEVRVSHEQNLILANVKKRDLFALWEKAKAAGFATPNIGLLTDIIACPGGDFCSLANAKSIPIALAIQERFNDLDYVYDLGDVSLNISGCINACGHHHIGNIGILGVDKDGSEWYQVTLGGEQGSGATGAHLGRVIGPSFSAEEMPDVMSKVIDTFVENRHEGERFIETYNRIGITPFKERVYASRQPAHA; encoded by the coding sequence ATGTACCAATACGATCAGTACGACCAGACCATCGTCGATGAACGGGTCGCGCAGTACGCCGATCAGGTTCGCCGCCGTTTGTCGGGCGAATTGAGCGAAGAGGAGTTTCGTCCGCTGCGTCTGCAGAACGGCCTGTATATGCAGCGTCACGCGTACATGCACCGCATCGCGATTCCTTACGGCAACCTGCGCAGCGACCAGATGCGCGTGCTTGCGCAGATCGCGCGCGAGCATGACCGCGGTTACGGCCACTTCTCGACGCGCTCGAACATCCAGTACAACTGGATCAAGCTCGAAGAAACGCCGGAAATCCTGCGCAAGCTCGCCGCGGTGCAGATGCACGGCATCCAGACCTCGGGCAACTGTATCCGCAACATCACCGCCGACCAGTTCGCCGGCGTGGCGCCGGATGAAGTGGTCGATCCGCGTCCGTGGGCCGAAATCCTGCGTCAATGGTCGACGTTCCACCCCGAATTCGCGTGGCTGCCGCGCAAGTTCAAGATCGCCGTGTCCGGTTCGAAAGAAGACCGCGCTGCCGTGCAGATTCACGACATGGGCGTGTATCTGAAGAAGAACGAGCAGGGCGAACTGGTGGTCGACATTCTGGCCGGCGGCGGCATGGGCCGCACGCCGATCATCGGCGCGATCATCCGCAAGGATCTGCCGTGGCAACATCTGCTGACGTACTGCGAAGCCGTGCTGCGTGTGTATAACCGCTACGGCCGCCGCGACAACATGTACAAGGCGCGGATCAAGATTCTCGTGAAGGCGTTGAGCCCGGAGAAATTCTCGGCGCAAGTCGAAGAAGAATGGCAGCACCTGAAGGACGGTCCTTCGACGCTCACGCAAGCCGAAGTGGATCGCGTGTCGCAATACTTCCAGCCGCCGGTCTACGAAAAGCTCGCGGATACGGACGCTTCTTATGAAAAGCATCTGCTGGAAAACCGCGCGTTCGCCCGTTGGGTCGAGCGTAACGTGCGTCCGCACAAGGTGTCGGGCTACTCATCGGTGACCTTGTCTTTGAAGCCGACCACGATCGCCCCCGGCGATGCAACGGACGCGCAGATGGAAGCGGTCGCCGATTGGGCCGACGAGTACTCGCTCGGCGAAGTCCGCGTTTCGCACGAACAGAACCTGATTCTCGCCAACGTCAAGAAGCGCGACCTGTTCGCGCTGTGGGAAAAGGCCAAAGCGGCAGGTTTCGCGACGCCGAACATCGGCTTGCTGACCGACATCATCGCGTGCCCGGGCGGCGACTTCTGCTCGCTCGCGAATGCGAAGTCGATTCCGATCGCGCTCGCCATCCAGGAGCGTTTCAACGATCTGGACTACGTGTACGACCTGGGCGACGTCTCGCTGAACATCTCGGGCTGTATCAATGCGTGCGGTCACCACCACATCGGCAACATCGGCATTCTGGGCGTCGATAAGGACGGCTCGGAGTGGTATCAGGTGACGCTCGGCGGCGAACAGGGCTCGGGCGCTACCGGCGCGCACCTCGGCCGCGTGATCGGCCCGTCGTTCTCGGCGGAAGAAATGCCGGACGTGATGAGCAAGGTGATCGATACCTTCGTGGAAAACCGTCACGAAGGCGAACGCTTCATCGAAACGTATAACCGCATCGGCATCACCCCGTTCAAGGAACGTGTGTACGCCTCGCGTCAACCGGCTCACGCGTAA
- a CDS encoding ABC transporter permease: MRPAPTEAVQSGRALRFAHRLYALGPLVGLIALCIVGTLLNRDFATLDNMMNVLTRTSFIGIIAVGMTFVIISGGIDLSVGSMAALIAGSMIWLMNGLAAGIDGHTFAPLLILTLGIVFALVLGGLFGCAHGLLITKGRIEPFIVTLGTLGIFRAVLTWLADGGALTLDNSLSDLYGPVYYASLFGVPVPIWVFLVVAAGGALILNRTAFGRHVQAIGSNEQVARYAAIRVDTVKIVTYVLLGICVGVATVLYVPRLGSATPTTGLLWELEAIASVVVGGTALKGGEGRVIGTVIGAILLSVIANILNLTSIISVYLNAAVQGVVIIFVAFVQRGRR; encoded by the coding sequence ATGCGACCGGCACCCACTGAAGCCGTCCAATCCGGCCGCGCGTTGCGCTTCGCGCATCGGTTGTATGCGCTCGGTCCGCTGGTTGGACTGATCGCGCTGTGCATTGTCGGCACGCTGCTCAACCGCGATTTCGCCACGCTCGACAACATGATGAACGTGCTCACGCGCACGTCGTTTATCGGCATCATCGCGGTCGGCATGACTTTCGTGATCATCTCGGGCGGCATCGATCTCTCGGTCGGCTCGATGGCGGCGCTGATCGCGGGCAGCATGATCTGGCTGATGAACGGGCTCGCGGCGGGCATAGACGGCCATACGTTCGCGCCTTTGCTGATCCTCACGCTCGGCATCGTGTTCGCGCTCGTGCTCGGCGGGTTGTTCGGCTGCGCGCACGGCTTGCTGATCACGAAAGGGCGGATCGAGCCGTTCATCGTCACGCTCGGTACGCTGGGCATTTTTCGCGCGGTGCTGACCTGGCTCGCCGACGGCGGCGCGCTGACTTTGGATAACTCGCTATCCGACTTATACGGCCCAGTGTATTACGCGAGTCTGTTCGGCGTGCCGGTGCCGATCTGGGTGTTTCTGGTGGTCGCGGCGGGCGGCGCGCTGATTCTTAACCGCACGGCGTTCGGCCGGCATGTGCAGGCGATCGGTTCGAACGAACAGGTCGCGCGTTACGCGGCGATTCGCGTCGATACCGTGAAGATCGTCACCTACGTGCTGCTCGGCATTTGCGTGGGCGTCGCCACGGTCCTGTATGTGCCGCGGCTCGGGTCCGCCACGCCGACGACCGGTTTGCTGTGGGAGCTCGAGGCGATCGCGTCGGTGGTGGTCGGCGGCACGGCGCTCAAGGGCGGCGAAGGCCGCGTGATCGGCACGGTGATCGGCGCGATCCTGCTGTCGGTGATCGCGAACATTCTGAATCTGACCAGCATCATCAGCGTGTATCTGAACGCGGCGGTGCAGGGTGTGGTGATTATCTTCGTCGCGTTCGTTCAACGTGGACGGCGGTAG
- a CDS encoding ABC transporter substrate-binding protein — protein sequence MTSYKKRISGLAAAFGLSTLLLATAAHADIKVGIDLSSTGPAAVIGITSKNAMLMWPATIAGQKADYIFLDDASDPGAAVRNIRKLINEDHVDVIVGPNITPAAMAALDPVAESQTPMITLIGSASVVEPQEGKKVWAYKMAQTDSAMADVMTRYMSNHNVKTVGFIGFADGYGESWLNEFSKFAALRHIQLVATERYNRTDASVTGQILKLMAAKPDAILIAGAGTPTVLPQRTLIERGFKGPIYQTHGIATPEFIKLGGKDVEGTLFPTQPVVVARTLPADHPAKKAALAFTNEYEAKYGPGSVTQFAGDAAGVYPRLQDAVARALKTAQPGTPAFRTALRDELEHAHELVVPNGVVNTSAKDHVGLDQRASVMGTIKNGKFVYLSQ from the coding sequence ATGACGTCGTATAAGAAAAGAATCAGCGGCCTCGCCGCCGCTTTTGGTTTGAGCACGCTCCTGCTCGCCACCGCTGCACACGCCGACATCAAGGTCGGCATCGACCTGTCGAGCACCGGCCCGGCGGCCGTGATCGGCATCACCAGCAAGAACGCGATGCTGATGTGGCCCGCCACCATCGCCGGCCAGAAGGCCGACTACATTTTCCTCGACGACGCCTCCGACCCCGGCGCCGCCGTGCGCAACATCCGCAAGCTGATCAACGAAGACCACGTGGACGTGATCGTCGGCCCGAACATCACGCCGGCGGCCATGGCCGCGCTCGATCCGGTCGCCGAAAGCCAGACGCCGATGATCACACTGATCGGCTCGGCAAGCGTGGTCGAGCCGCAGGAAGGCAAGAAGGTATGGGCCTACAAGATGGCGCAGACCGACAGCGCGATGGCCGACGTGATGACGCGCTACATGTCGAACCACAACGTGAAGACGGTGGGTTTTATCGGTTTCGCGGATGGCTACGGTGAAAGCTGGCTCAACGAGTTCAGCAAGTTCGCGGCGCTGCGCCATATTCAACTGGTGGCAACGGAGCGCTATAACCGCACCGACGCGAGCGTGACCGGCCAGATTCTGAAACTGATGGCCGCCAAGCCCGACGCGATCCTGATCGCGGGCGCCGGCACGCCGACGGTGCTGCCGCAACGCACGCTGATCGAGCGCGGCTTCAAAGGCCCGATCTATCAGACGCACGGCATCGCCACGCCCGAGTTCATCAAGCTGGGCGGCAAGGACGTGGAAGGCACGCTGTTCCCGACCCAGCCGGTCGTGGTGGCGCGCACGCTGCCGGCCGATCATCCGGCGAAGAAAGCGGCGCTTGCCTTCACGAACGAATACGAAGCGAAGTACGGTCCGGGTAGCGTCACGCAGTTCGCGGGGGATGCGGCCGGTGTCTATCCGCGCTTGCAGGACGCGGTGGCCCGCGCGCTGAAGACGGCGCAGCCGGGCACGCCGGCGTTCCGCACGGCGCTGCGTGACGAATTGGAACATGCTCATGAACTGGTCGTGCCGAACGGCGTGGTCAACACGAGCGCGAAGGATCATGTGGGCCTGGATCAGCGCGCGAGCGTGATGGGCACTATCAAGAACGGCAAGTTCGTCTATTTGAGCCAGTAA
- a CDS encoding Gfo/Idh/MocA family protein has protein sequence MPQRRLRLGMVGGGQGAFIGAVHRIAARLDDRFELTAGALSSDPQRAQASAAEAGIPRSYADWREMARAEAARDDGIDAVAIVTPNHLHAPVATAFLEAGIHIVCDKPLAISLAEGEALAKLAREKNRLFALTHTYSGYPLVRHARELIERGDLGEIRVVQVEYAQDWLAEPIETSGTNKQAGWRTDPALAGPAGCLGDIGTHAYHLAAFVTGMTPRALSAEVHTFVPGRRIDDHVQAMLRYSNGARGMLWASQVASGAENALRLRVYGTKAGLAFDQEHPNELWFTPLGGVAERLTRGRVKSAIAAHATRVPPGHPEGYLEAFAQLYKDAALQIEALDAGRALPAESLLLTTVEDGVAGLRFIEAMLASSAADGQWREIGNA, from the coding sequence ATGCCACAACGAAGGCTCAGGCTAGGGATGGTCGGCGGCGGGCAGGGCGCGTTCATCGGTGCGGTGCATCGGATCGCGGCGCGGCTCGACGATCGTTTCGAACTGACGGCGGGCGCGCTGTCGTCCGATCCGCAGCGCGCGCAGGCGAGCGCCGCCGAGGCCGGCATCCCGCGCAGCTATGCCGACTGGCGCGAGATGGCGCGCGCCGAGGCCGCGCGCGACGACGGCATCGACGCGGTGGCGATCGTCACGCCGAATCATCTTCATGCACCGGTGGCGACGGCGTTTCTCGAAGCCGGCATCCATATCGTATGCGACAAGCCACTGGCGATTTCGCTGGCCGAAGGCGAAGCGCTGGCGAAACTCGCTCGCGAGAAGAACCGGTTGTTCGCGTTGACGCATACGTATTCGGGCTATCCGCTGGTGCGTCATGCGCGCGAACTGATCGAACGAGGCGATCTCGGCGAGATACGCGTGGTGCAGGTCGAATATGCGCAGGACTGGCTGGCGGAACCGATCGAAACGAGCGGCACGAACAAGCAGGCCGGTTGGCGCACGGACCCGGCGTTAGCGGGTCCGGCGGGATGTCTCGGCGATATCGGCACGCATGCGTATCACCTTGCCGCGTTCGTCACGGGCATGACGCCGCGCGCGCTGTCCGCGGAAGTGCATACCTTCGTGCCGGGACGCCGCATCGACGATCACGTGCAGGCCATGCTGCGCTATTCGAACGGCGCGCGCGGGATGTTATGGGCGAGCCAGGTGGCGAGCGGCGCGGAAAACGCATTGCGTTTGAGGGTCTATGGAACGAAGGCCGGTCTGGCGTTCGATCAGGAGCATCCCAATGAACTGTGGTTCACGCCGTTGGGTGGAGTTGCTGAGCGCTTGACGCGGGGGCGCGTGAAGAGCGCGATCGCGGCGCATGCGACGCGCGTGCCGCCAGGGCATCCCGAAGGTTATCTGGAAGCGTTCGCGCAGTTGTACAAAGACGCGGCGTTGCAGATCGAAGCGCTGGACGCGGGGCGAGCATTGCCCGCCGAAAGTCTCTTGCTCACGACGGTGGAAGACGGAGTGGCGGGTTTGCGCTTTATCGAGGCCATGCTCGCGAGCAGCGCGGCGGATGGACAGTGGCGCGAGATTGGAAACGCCTGA
- a CDS encoding substrate-binding domain-containing protein — protein MKQVLRAVGAGMLALGILGTANVARADEKVTLGVAIPTADHGFTGGIVWWANKAKTDLEKAHPDLKVIVRTAAGAPEQANQLQDLVTVNKINALVIFPFESASLTQPVAQVKKKGVYVTVVDRGLTDTSAQDAYVAGDNTAFGKIPAEFLAKELGGKGDIVALRGIPTTLDNERWTAFTNVIKNYPGMKILDAKYANWNRDDAFKVMQDYLTRFKHIDAVWAADDDMAVGVIKAIEQARRTDIKIVFGGAGSKGMVKNVMDGAPMIKADVSYSPKFIYDAIKLTAEARLKGEKLPPTTIIPSVLITKENVQQFYFPDSPF, from the coding sequence ATGAAGCAGGTTCTTCGAGCGGTCGGCGCCGGCATGCTGGCGTTGGGAATACTGGGTACGGCGAATGTCGCGCGCGCCGATGAAAAGGTCACGCTGGGCGTCGCGATTCCAACAGCCGACCACGGCTTTACGGGCGGCATCGTCTGGTGGGCGAATAAAGCCAAGACCGATCTGGAGAAAGCGCATCCCGATCTGAAAGTGATCGTGAGGACCGCGGCCGGCGCGCCCGAACAGGCGAACCAGTTGCAGGATCTCGTGACCGTCAACAAGATCAACGCACTCGTGATCTTCCCGTTCGAATCGGCCTCGCTCACGCAACCGGTGGCGCAGGTGAAGAAGAAGGGCGTGTACGTGACGGTGGTGGATCGCGGCCTGACCGACACCAGCGCGCAGGACGCCTACGTGGCGGGCGACAACACCGCGTTCGGCAAGATCCCCGCCGAGTTTCTGGCGAAGGAGCTGGGCGGCAAAGGCGACATCGTCGCGCTGCGCGGCATTCCGACCACGCTCGACAACGAACGCTGGACCGCGTTCACGAACGTGATCAAGAACTATCCGGGGATGAAGATTCTCGACGCGAAGTACGCGAACTGGAATCGCGACGACGCGTTCAAGGTCATGCAGGATTACCTGACGCGCTTCAAGCATATCGACGCCGTCTGGGCGGCGGACGACGACATGGCCGTGGGCGTGATCAAGGCGATCGAGCAGGCCAGGCGCACCGACATCAAGATCGTGTTCGGCGGTGCGGGATCGAAGGGCATGGTGAAGAACGTGATGGACGGCGCGCCGATGATCAAGGCCGACGTATCGTATTCGCCGAAGTTCATCTACGACGCCATCAAGCTCACCGCCGAGGCGCGCCTGAAGGGCGAGAAGCTGCCGCCCACGACGATCATTCCGTCGGTGCTGATCACGAAGGAAAACGTGCAGCAGTTCTATTTTCCGGACTCGCCGTTCTGA